The genomic stretch CGGCTTGCCGGCGATAGCGGTCTGTCAGTTACACCGCTATCGCCGGCAAGTCGGCTCCTACAAAGAGGGGATTCAGGCCTTTGTGGTGGCAGGCAGCACATCGTTGGCAATCATTTCGCCGAACGGCCCGGTGAGGTTAGTGGCGCCACGTCCGGCCAGGCTGGCGTAGGGTTCGGGCAGCAGCGGGAACACCAGTTCGGCAAAGCGATAGGCTTCTTCCAGATGCGGGTAGCCGGAGAAGATGAAGCTCTCGATGCCCAGGTCGGCATACTCCTTGATCCGCTCGGCCACTTGCTGCGGGTTGCCCACCAGTGCGGTGCCGGCGCCGCCGCGTACCAGGCCGACGCCAGCCCACAGGTTAGGGGCGATTTCCAGGTTGTCACGCCGCCCATCGTGCAGGGCCGCCATACGGCGCTGGCCTTCGGAGTCAAAGCGCGAGAAGGATTTTTGCGCGGCGGCGATGGTGTCGTCGCTGATGTGCTCGATCAATTTGGCTGCTGCTTTCCAGGCATCTTCTTCGGTTTCGCGCACGATCACATGCAGGCGGATGCCGAACTTGACAGTACGGCCATGGCGGGCCGCGCGTTCGCGTACATCGGCGAGTTTTTCGGCGACGGCGGCCGGTGGTTCGCCCCAGGTCAGGTACACGTCGACCTGCTCGGCGGCGAGGTCGTGGGCCGCATCGGATGAACCGCCGAAGTACAGCGGTGGGTAAGGCTTCTGGACCGGTGGATAGAGGGCCTTGGCGTTCTGCACCTTCAGGTGTTTGCCTTCAAAGTCGACAGATTCGCCCTGCAATACCCGCCGCCAGATCTTGAGGAACTCATCGCTCACCTCATACCGTTCGCTGTGGTCGAGAAAGCTGCCGTCGCCACGGTTTTCATCGGGGTCGCCGCCGGTCACCACATTAATGAGCAGGCGGCCATTGGACAGGCGATCGAGGGTGGCGGCCATGCGCGCGGACACGGTGGGCGAGATAATCCCCGGGCGGATCGCCACCAGATAGCGCAGGCGTTCGGTCAAGGGCACCAGGGCCGAGGCAATCACCCAGGAGTCCTCGCAGGAGCGTCCGGTAGGGATCAGCACGCCGTGGTAGCCGAGGTTGTCGGCGGCCTGGGCCACTTGCTTCAGATAATTGAGGGTGACCGGGCGGGCGCCTTGGGTGGTACCGAGGAAATGGCCGTCGCCATGGGTTGGAAGGAACCAGAAAACATCCATGACAAGTCCTTGAGCGCTGTTCAACAGGGAGTGTTGCCTGGCCAACAGTTGTGTAAACAACAGTTGCGGCGTTGGGGACCGTTATAGAACGTCTTTTTTATTCCGTAAACGAACGTATTTCTATATTTATAGATCTTAAAGAAATATGTGGGATTGGCTGATAGCGACTATCACAGAGGATGATTTTTCCCAGGGAAGGTGCGGGAGTAGCTTGTATTCATCGCCTCAGCGCCCCATTCGCAGGACTTTCGCCATGAACTATTCACTCTCTGTCGCCTTGTTGTTGGTTGCTTCTTTCCTTGCCGGTTGTGCCACTCACCCGGCACCTGAGTTGCGCCCGTATACCGCCGAGGAAACCCGGCAATTGGCGATGGAGGGGCTTAACCGTCGTGGTTTGTCGTTTGACGAATATCAACAGAAGAAGGCTGAGCTGAATGCCCAGCCACAGAAACCTTTTGGCTTTGATCGCCAGGGTGAAATGAATGCCGAGCGCAACGTGACGCTGCATGGGCGCCCCAGCTGAAACAATAGGCGGCGCCCCAGGGCCCGAAGTTCCGAACAGGAGCTTCGGGCTTTTTGTTTTCCATCCTTTTGATCGAGCCTGTTAAGCTCAATTTCAGGAGCGTTCCTACGCACTTTTAAATTCTTTAACGGTATCCGATCAGGTTAACCTGACGATCTCTGTACTGGTCGCTGCCCCTGGGACGCTGATCTCGGGAACATGCTCTGCGGGTTTTTAACGTCATGAATGAACGTCCTTTGTATTTCGACTACGCCGCCACCACACCAGTGGATGAGCGGGTCATCCAGGTCATGGTTGAGTGTCTGGGTTTCAATGCCAATTTCGGTAACCCCGCGTCCAGCTCCCATGCGTTTGGCCAACAGGCCCGGCACACGGTCGAGCAGGCGCGCCGGCAGGTGGCGCAATTGGTTGGCGCCCAGGCCGAACAGATCGTCTGGACGTCGGGGGCCACCGAGTCCAACAACCTTGCGCTGAAGGGCGTGGCCCAGGCGCGGGGTGTGGCCGGTGGCCATATCCTCACCAGCCAGATCGAGCACAAGGCGACGCTGGACACCGCGCGCCAATTGCAGGAAGCCGGGGTTGCGGTGACCTACCTGGTGCCGGACGCCGACGGCCTGATCACCGCCGAGGCGGTCAGCCAGGCGTTGCGTGAAGACACGTTCCTGGTGTCGTTGATGCTGGTCAACAATGAGCTGGGTACGCTCAACGACATCCCGGCCATTGGCGCGCGGGTGCGTGAGCACGGCGCGCTGTTGCATGTGGACGCGGCGCAAGGGGCGGGCAAGGTCGCCATCGACCTGGCGCGCTGGCCGGTTGACCTGATGTCGTTTTCTGCGCACAAGCTGTATGGCCCCAAAGGCATCGGCGCGTTGTATGTCGGGCCGCGGGCGCAGCAGAACGTCACGGCGCAGATCCACGGTGGTGGCCATGAAGGCGGGCTGCGCTCGGGAACCCTGGCGACCCACCAGATTGCGGGCATGGGCAGTGCCTTCGCGTTGGCCGCGCAATCCTTTGCTGAAGAGTCGGCGGGTAT from Pseudomonas fluorescens encodes the following:
- the ssuD gene encoding FMNH2-dependent alkanesulfonate monooxygenase, whose product is MDVFWFLPTHGDGHFLGTTQGARPVTLNYLKQVAQAADNLGYHGVLIPTGRSCEDSWVIASALVPLTERLRYLVAIRPGIISPTVSARMAATLDRLSNGRLLINVVTGGDPDENRGDGSFLDHSERYEVSDEFLKIWRRVLQGESVDFEGKHLKVQNAKALYPPVQKPYPPLYFGGSSDAAHDLAAEQVDVYLTWGEPPAAVAEKLADVRERAARHGRTVKFGIRLHVIVRETEEDAWKAAAKLIEHISDDTIAAAQKSFSRFDSEGQRRMAALHDGRRDNLEIAPNLWAGVGLVRGGAGTALVGNPQQVAERIKEYADLGIESFIFSGYPHLEEAYRFAELVFPLLPEPYASLAGRGATNLTGPFGEMIANDVLPATTKA
- a CDS encoding cysteine desulfurase family protein, with translation MNERPLYFDYAATTPVDERVIQVMVECLGFNANFGNPASSSHAFGQQARHTVEQARRQVAQLVGAQAEQIVWTSGATESNNLALKGVAQARGVAGGHILTSQIEHKATLDTARQLQEAGVAVTYLVPDADGLITAEAVSQALREDTFLVSLMLVNNELGTLNDIPAIGARVREHGALLHVDAAQGAGKVAIDLARWPVDLMSFSAHKLYGPKGIGALYVGPRAQQNVTAQIHGGGHEGGLRSGTLATHQIAGMGSAFALAAQSFAEESAGIVALRQRLLEQLQAIPGVRLNGSATQRIPHTLSLTFSEGEFNPAALSAGIAFSATSACNSASNAPSHVLLALGHDARSAGRTIRLSLGRFTTEQDIDQAVQLIKGSLASAPAFWAV